In Streptomyces qaidamensis, one DNA window encodes the following:
- the aroB gene encoding 3-dehydroquinate synthase: MSEAVTRIQVGGTAGTDPYEVLVGRQLLGELGGLIGEKAQRVAIVHPEALAETGDALRADLAEQGYEVVAVQVPNAEEAKTAEVAAYCWKALGQSGFTRTDVIVGVGGGATTDLAGFVAATWLRGVRWIAIPTTVLAMVDAAVGGKTGINTAEGKNLVGAFHPPAGVLCDLAALDSLPVNDYVSGLAEVIKAGFIADPVILDLIESDTEAARTPAGPHTAELIERSIRVKADVVSSDLKESGLREILNYGHTLGHAIEKNERYKWRHGAAVSVGMHFAAELGRLAGRLDDATADRHRTILEAVGLPLHYRYDQWPKLLETMKVDKKSRGNLLRFIVLDGLAKPTVLEGPDPAVLLAAYGEVGQ; this comes from the coding sequence ATGAGCGAGGCAGTCACGCGGATCCAGGTCGGGGGCACCGCGGGGACCGACCCGTACGAGGTCCTCGTGGGCCGGCAGCTGCTGGGTGAACTCGGCGGGCTGATCGGCGAGAAGGCCCAGCGGGTCGCGATCGTCCACCCCGAGGCGCTGGCCGAGACCGGTGACGCGCTGCGCGCCGACCTGGCCGAGCAGGGCTACGAAGTGGTCGCCGTGCAGGTGCCCAACGCGGAGGAGGCCAAGACCGCCGAGGTCGCCGCCTACTGCTGGAAGGCGCTGGGCCAGTCCGGCTTCACGCGCACGGACGTCATCGTCGGCGTCGGCGGCGGCGCGACCACGGACCTCGCCGGGTTCGTGGCCGCCACCTGGCTGCGCGGAGTGCGCTGGATCGCCATCCCGACCACCGTGCTCGCCATGGTGGACGCGGCCGTCGGCGGCAAGACCGGTATCAACACCGCCGAGGGCAAGAACCTGGTGGGCGCCTTCCACCCGCCCGCCGGTGTCCTGTGCGACCTGGCCGCGCTGGACTCCCTCCCGGTCAACGACTACGTCTCCGGGCTCGCCGAGGTCATCAAGGCCGGTTTCATCGCCGACCCGGTCATCCTGGACCTCATCGAGTCCGACACCGAGGCCGCCCGCACCCCGGCCGGTCCGCACACCGCCGAGCTCATCGAGCGCTCCATCCGGGTCAAGGCCGACGTCGTGTCGTCCGACCTGAAGGAGTCGGGCCTGCGCGAGATCCTCAACTACGGTCACACGCTCGGCCACGCCATCGAGAAGAACGAGCGCTACAAGTGGCGCCACGGTGCGGCGGTCTCGGTCGGCATGCACTTCGCCGCCGAACTGGGCCGCCTGGCAGGCCGGCTGGACGACGCCACGGCCGACCGCCACCGCACGATCCTCGAAGCGGTCGGGCTGCCCCTGCACTACCGGTACGACCAGTGGCCCAAGCTGCTGGAGACCATGAAGGTCGACAAGAAGTCCCGCGGCAACCTGCTGCGCTTCATCGTCCTCGACGGCCTGGCCAAGCCCACCGTCCTGGAGGGACCCGACCCGGCCGTGCTGCTCGCCGCGTACGGCGAAGTGGGGCAGTAA
- a CDS encoding shikimate kinase — MSGPLVVLVGPMGVGKSTVGQLLAERLGVSYRDTDDDIVAARGRTIAEIFVDEGESAFRAIEKQAVHRALAEHDGILALGGGAILDAGTRALLAGQRVAYLSMDVEEAVKRTGLGVARPLLAVNPRKQWRELMEARRHLYEEVATAVVATDGRTPEEVTEAALDALELKEA; from the coding sequence ATGAGCGGCCCGCTGGTCGTCCTGGTCGGCCCGATGGGGGTCGGCAAGTCCACCGTCGGGCAACTGCTGGCCGAGCGGCTCGGCGTCTCCTACCGGGACACCGACGACGACATCGTCGCCGCGCGGGGCCGGACCATCGCCGAAATCTTCGTCGACGAGGGCGAGTCCGCCTTCCGCGCGATCGAGAAGCAGGCGGTGCACCGGGCGCTCGCCGAGCACGACGGCATCCTGGCCCTGGGCGGCGGCGCGATCCTCGACGCCGGCACGCGTGCCCTGCTCGCCGGGCAGCGGGTGGCGTACCTGTCGATGGACGTCGAGGAGGCGGTCAAGCGCACCGGCCTGGGCGTGGCCCGGCCCCTGCTCGCGGTCAACCCGCGCAAGCAGTGGCGCGAGCTGATGGAGGCCCGCCGCCACCTGTACGAAGAGGTCGCCACGGCCGTCGTCGCCACCGATGGCCGCACGCCCGAAGAGGTCACCGAAGCGGCCCTGGACGCACTGGAGTTGAAGGAAGCATGA
- the aroC gene encoding chorismate synthase, which translates to MSRLRWLTAGESHGPALVATLEGLPAGVPITTDMVADHLARRRLGYGRGARMKFERDEVTFLGGVRHGLTLGSPVAVMVGNTEWPKWEQVMAADPVDPEILDGLARNAPLTRPRPGHADLAGMQKYGFDEARPILERASARETAARVALGAVARSYLKETTGVEIVSHVVELAAAKAPRGVYPTPADVEKLDADPVRCLDADASKAMVAEIDQAHKDGDTLGGVVEILAYGVPVGLGSHVHWDRKLDARLAGALMGIQAIKGVEIGDGFELARVPGSKAHDEIVKTDDGIRRTTGRSGGTEGGLTTGELLRVRAAMKPIATVPRALQTVDVTTGEAAQAHHQRSDVSAVPAAGIVAEAMVALVLADAVAEKFGGDSVTETRRNVTSYLDNLAIR; encoded by the coding sequence TTGAGCAGGTTGCGCTGGCTGACCGCGGGGGAGTCCCACGGTCCCGCACTCGTCGCGACGCTGGAGGGCCTTCCCGCCGGCGTGCCGATCACCACGGACATGGTGGCGGACCATCTCGCGAGGCGGCGCCTGGGCTATGGACGCGGTGCCCGGATGAAGTTCGAGCGGGACGAGGTCACCTTCCTCGGCGGCGTCCGGCACGGCCTCACCCTCGGCTCGCCGGTCGCGGTCATGGTCGGCAACACCGAATGGCCGAAGTGGGAACAGGTCATGGCGGCCGACCCGGTCGACCCGGAGATCCTCGATGGGCTCGCCCGCAACGCCCCGCTGACCCGGCCGCGCCCCGGCCACGCCGACCTCGCGGGCATGCAGAAGTACGGCTTCGACGAGGCCCGGCCGATCCTGGAGCGCGCCTCCGCACGTGAGACCGCGGCTCGCGTGGCGCTGGGCGCGGTCGCCCGGTCGTACCTCAAGGAGACGACCGGCGTCGAGATCGTCAGCCACGTCGTGGAGCTGGCCGCCGCCAAGGCGCCGCGCGGTGTCTACCCGACCCCGGCCGACGTCGAGAAGCTGGACGCGGACCCCGTGCGCTGCCTGGACGCCGACGCGTCGAAGGCGATGGTCGCCGAGATCGACCAGGCCCACAAGGACGGCGACACCCTCGGCGGCGTGGTCGAGATCCTGGCCTACGGCGTGCCCGTCGGCCTCGGTTCGCACGTGCACTGGGACCGCAAGCTGGACGCCCGGCTCGCCGGTGCGCTCATGGGCATCCAGGCGATCAAGGGCGTCGAGATCGGCGACGGCTTCGAGCTCGCGCGGGTGCCCGGCTCCAAGGCGCACGACGAGATCGTGAAGACCGACGACGGCATCCGGCGCACCACCGGCCGCTCCGGCGGCACCGAGGGCGGTCTGACCACCGGTGAGCTGCTGCGCGTCCGCGCCGCGATGAAGCCGATCGCCACCGTGCCGCGCGCCCTGCAGACCGTGGACGTCACCACCGGTGAGGCCGCGCAGGCCCACCACCAGCGCTCCGACGTCTCCGCGGTCCCGGCCGCCGGCATCGTCGCCGAGGCCATGGTGGCCCTGGTGCTCGCGGACGCGGTGGCGGAGAAGTTCGGCGGCGACTCGGTGACCGAGACCCGCCGCAACGTGACGTCGTACCTCGACAACCTCGCCATCCGATGA
- a CDS encoding shikimate dehydrogenase — MPARATDARRAGVLGSPIAHSLSPVLHRTAYQELGLEGWTYDRFEVDEAGLPAFFETLGAEWAGLSLTMPLKRAVIPLLDEISETAASVDAVNTVVRTEDGRRIGDNTDIPGMVAALREHGIDEVDSAAVLGAGATASSALAALSRICPGEIAVYVRSEARAAEMRQWAERLDVSVRIADWADAEQALRAPLVISTTPAGVTDALARSVPERPAALFDVLYDPWPTDLAARWSAYGGAVVSGLDLLVHQAVLQVEQMTGLAPAPLDAMRKAGERALADR, encoded by the coding sequence ATGCCAGCTCGGGCAACTGACGCCCGCCGCGCCGGAGTGCTCGGCAGCCCCATCGCACACTCCCTCTCCCCGGTCCTGCACCGCACCGCCTACCAGGAGTTGGGTCTGGAGGGCTGGACGTACGACCGGTTCGAGGTCGACGAGGCCGGGCTGCCCGCGTTCTTCGAGACGCTCGGCGCAGAGTGGGCCGGGCTCTCGCTGACCATGCCGCTGAAGCGGGCCGTGATCCCGCTGCTCGACGAGATCAGCGAGACCGCCGCCTCGGTCGACGCGGTCAACACCGTCGTCCGCACCGAGGACGGACGCCGGATCGGGGACAACACCGATATCCCCGGCATGGTCGCCGCCCTGCGCGAGCACGGCATCGACGAGGTCGACTCCGCCGCCGTCCTCGGCGCCGGCGCCACCGCCTCCTCCGCGCTGGCCGCGCTGTCCCGGATCTGCCCGGGTGAGATCGCCGTGTACGTGCGCAGCGAGGCCCGGGCCGCCGAGATGCGGCAGTGGGCCGAGCGGCTCGACGTCTCCGTCCGCATCGCCGACTGGGCCGACGCCGAGCAGGCCCTGCGCGCCCCGCTGGTGATCAGCACCACGCCGGCCGGCGTCACCGACGCCCTCGCCCGGTCCGTGCCGGAGCGCCCGGCGGCCCTCTTCGACGTCCTGTACGACCCCTGGCCGACCGACCTCGCCGCGCGCTGGTCGGCGTACGGCGGTGCCGTCGTCAGCGGTCTCGACCTGCTGGTGCACCAGGCCGTGCTTCAGGTCGAGCAGATGACGGGGCTGGCCCCGGCGCCCCTGGACGCCATGCGAAAAGCGGGCGAGCGGGCACTGGCCGACCGATAG